A single window of Sphingobacterium sp. ML3W DNA harbors:
- a CDS encoding cation-translocating P-type ATPase has product MGYPIPKDLKGLNAEQIKVSVEKYGDNSLKTKRDSGTWVVLMNILKEPMLILLIVISVIYLVVGNYAEAYFMFAAVVFVSGISFYQDTRSRNAMQALEKLNEPHSNVIRDGHIVAIKTHEIAVGDLCITEEGQIINADGRIVHSNDFSVNESSLTGESLSVFKDADGSDNKVYSGTITVSGLAVFEVQEIGEQTKLGKIGHSIASIIEEKSPLQLQIERFVKKMALVGLVVFILVCLANYFQTKSFVDSLLNGLTLAMSILPEEIPVAFTTFMALGAWRLMRDGVIIKKSSIVETLGSTTVICTDKTGTITENTMHLVAVYSEAGERTAYEQDYQLPEIASVIQNAMWASEPVPFDPMEKELHRLYEQTEKNDRRAQFELFHEYPLEGKPPMMTHLFKNNSGERIIAAKGAPEAILDVSRLLPEKKVALRRLVDQFGQEGYRVLGVATAIYGSDEFPEKQQDFPFDFVGFVVFYDPPKKGIEKVFKQIYEAGIKVKMITGDNSNTAGSIAAQAGIINASAHIEGKELIALSEEQLDRKVQESTLFARMYPEAKLAVIKSLKRNGEVVAMLGDGVNDAPALKAAHIGVAMGHKGTEIAKAAAAVVLINDDFSKLVLAIAAGRRIYANIKKAIQYIISIHIPIILTVSLPLFLGWVYPQIFTPIHVIFLELVMGPTCSIVYENEPMEKNAMQRKPRPISETFLNWKELMISVVQGLVITGGVLFIYQYTHQQGGDEKMVRSMVFTTLIFANILLSFINRSFYYYIYETIRYKNRLIYYITGITLLFMFMMLYVKPVSNFFSMTNLGFTQLLFCLLTAAISTLWMDLYKWWKRSRNA; this is encoded by the coding sequence ATGGGTTATCCTATTCCTAAAGATCTGAAAGGGCTGAATGCCGAGCAAATAAAAGTGTCTGTTGAAAAATATGGTGATAATAGCCTGAAAACAAAACGTGACAGCGGGACATGGGTTGTGTTGATGAATATTCTGAAAGAACCGATGTTGATCCTGCTTATCGTGATATCTGTTATTTATTTAGTGGTTGGAAATTATGCTGAAGCCTACTTTATGTTTGCGGCTGTAGTTTTTGTGTCAGGTATTTCTTTTTATCAGGACACGCGGAGCCGCAATGCGATGCAGGCATTGGAAAAGTTAAACGAACCGCACAGTAATGTCATCCGAGATGGTCATATCGTTGCTATCAAAACACATGAAATAGCTGTTGGAGACTTATGTATCACGGAAGAAGGCCAGATTATCAATGCTGATGGCCGTATTGTGCACAGCAATGATTTTTCGGTCAATGAATCTTCTCTTACTGGTGAAAGCCTTTCGGTGTTCAAGGATGCCGATGGTTCGGACAATAAGGTGTATAGCGGCACGATCACTGTTTCGGGTTTGGCAGTTTTTGAGGTGCAGGAGATAGGAGAGCAGACAAAACTAGGAAAGATAGGTCACTCTATTGCTTCTATTATAGAAGAAAAATCACCTTTGCAGTTACAGATTGAGCGCTTCGTGAAAAAGATGGCACTCGTCGGATTAGTAGTCTTTATACTGGTATGCTTGGCCAATTATTTTCAAACTAAAAGTTTTGTTGACAGTCTTTTAAATGGTCTTACTTTGGCCATGTCGATCCTTCCGGAAGAGATCCCTGTAGCATTTACGACTTTTATGGCGCTAGGGGCATGGCGACTCATGCGTGATGGTGTTATAATTAAAAAATCGAGCATCGTAGAGACATTAGGGAGCACCACGGTAATCTGTACTGATAAAACAGGTACAATAACCGAAAACACGATGCACCTGGTTGCTGTGTATAGTGAGGCTGGTGAACGCACTGCATATGAGCAGGATTACCAGCTGCCCGAAATTGCAAGTGTAATTCAGAATGCCATGTGGGCCAGCGAACCCGTGCCTTTCGATCCGATGGAGAAAGAACTCCATCGCCTTTACGAGCAGACTGAAAAAAATGATCGGCGTGCACAGTTTGAGTTATTCCACGAGTATCCTTTGGAAGGAAAGCCACCCATGATGACCCATCTATTTAAAAATAATAGCGGTGAGCGTATTATTGCAGCAAAAGGGGCACCCGAAGCTATTCTCGATGTGAGTAGGCTGTTGCCTGAAAAAAAAGTAGCATTGCGGCGATTAGTGGATCAATTTGGTCAGGAGGGTTACCGTGTATTGGGAGTTGCAACTGCAATTTATGGAAGCGATGAATTTCCTGAAAAGCAACAGGATTTTCCGTTTGATTTTGTAGGGTTTGTTGTTTTTTACGATCCGCCGAAAAAAGGTATCGAAAAGGTGTTTAAGCAAATTTATGAAGCAGGGATCAAAGTTAAAATGATAACTGGGGATAATTCCAATACGGCTGGGTCTATCGCGGCCCAAGCGGGTATCATAAATGCTTCGGCACATATAGAAGGTAAAGAATTGATTGCGCTCTCTGAGGAGCAGCTGGACAGAAAGGTCCAAGAAAGTACCCTCTTTGCGCGCATGTATCCTGAGGCAAAGTTGGCCGTGATCAAATCGCTAAAACGAAATGGTGAAGTGGTGGCCATGCTCGGAGATGGTGTAAATGATGCGCCCGCATTGAAAGCTGCACATATTGGCGTAGCGATGGGGCATAAAGGAACTGAAATAGCGAAGGCAGCAGCAGCTGTAGTGCTGATCAATGATGATTTTTCAAAGTTGGTGCTTGCAATCGCTGCAGGTAGACGCATCTATGCCAATATTAAGAAAGCTATTCAGTATATTATTTCTATTCACATTCCCATTATCTTGACCGTATCACTACCGCTCTTTTTGGGGTGGGTATACCCGCAGATCTTTACCCCTATACATGTCATATTTTTGGAACTGGTGATGGGACCTACTTGTTCTATTGTCTATGAAAACGAGCCAATGGAAAAAAATGCCATGCAACGTAAGCCACGTCCGATATCGGAGACTTTTTTAAACTGGAAAGAATTGATGATCAGTGTGGTTCAGGGTTTGGTGATTACTGGTGGTGTTCTTTTTATCTATCAATATACCCATCAACAGGGAGGTGACGAGAAGATGGTACGGAGTATGGTCTTTACGACATTGATCTTTGCTAATATCCTGCTGAGTTTTATCAACCGTTCTTTTTACTATTATATATACGAGACCATCAGGTATAAGAATCGTCTTATTTATTACATTACCGGTATTACTTTGCTGTTCATGTTTATGATGCTGTATGTTAAGCCTGTTTCCAATTTCTTTAGCATGACGAATCTGGGATTTACCCAATTGTTATTCTGTTTGTTAACAGCGGCAATCAGTACGCTCTGGATGGATCTTTATAAATGGTGGAAACGATCAAGAAATGCATAG
- a CDS encoding NAD-dependent succinate-semialdehyde dehydrogenase, whose translation MAIQTINPSNNRIIKTYYEMSGAAVDTAVGQATNAFQEWKKTDYKARAQLLHNVAGLLRKNKKELAKLITLEMGKLLIHAEGEIKLSAEIFDYYAKNSEKMLADEVLNPVHGKAFIRNSPIGVLLGIQPWNFPFYQIARFAAPNIMIGNTLLIKHASIVPQCALAIEELFKQAGAPDGLYTNLLISKERVAALVADIRVKGVSLTGSEKAGASVAIEAGKHIKKSVLELGGSDAFIILEDADIDKAVEWAVVGRINNNGQCCVASKRFIAVESIVNEFLEKFKIKMAALVLGDPMDAETNLGPLCTEQAAVKIVDQVKRAVEGGAKVLLGGKRPDRDGAYMQATILTDIEPGNPVYYEEFFGPVALFFKVKNEEEAIALANDSPFGLGGSVFTQDIERGKRVADQIDTGMVFINHPTWTQADLPFGGTKGSGYGREMAELGLQEFVNKKLIRISELTDPF comes from the coding sequence ATGGCAATTCAAACCATAAATCCTTCCAATAATAGAATCATAAAGACCTATTACGAAATGAGCGGAGCAGCTGTGGACACAGCTGTTGGACAAGCAACAAATGCTTTTCAAGAATGGAAGAAAACAGATTATAAAGCCAGAGCACAACTGCTCCATAATGTTGCTGGTCTGCTTCGGAAAAATAAGAAAGAACTTGCAAAGTTGATTACTTTAGAGATGGGTAAATTACTTATTCACGCAGAAGGGGAGATAAAACTGAGCGCTGAAATTTTTGATTATTATGCTAAAAATTCGGAAAAGATGCTCGCTGATGAAGTGCTGAATCCAGTTCACGGTAAGGCGTTTATAAGAAATAGCCCTATCGGTGTATTGCTCGGTATTCAGCCATGGAATTTTCCATTTTACCAAATAGCTCGATTTGCTGCACCTAATATAATGATTGGTAATACCCTATTGATAAAACATGCATCCATTGTGCCGCAATGTGCTTTAGCTATAGAGGAATTATTCAAGCAGGCCGGTGCTCCGGATGGATTGTACACCAATCTTTTGATTTCTAAGGAGCGGGTAGCTGCATTGGTTGCAGATATAAGAGTCAAGGGAGTTTCGCTCACCGGTAGCGAAAAAGCGGGGGCCAGCGTAGCGATAGAGGCCGGCAAGCACATTAAAAAATCAGTACTTGAATTAGGTGGAAGTGATGCATTTATTATACTTGAAGATGCTGATATAGATAAAGCTGTGGAATGGGCTGTGGTAGGAAGGATTAACAATAATGGGCAATGTTGTGTGGCGTCAAAGCGCTTTATCGCCGTGGAAAGTATTGTTAATGAATTTTTAGAAAAATTCAAAATTAAAATGGCTGCATTGGTATTGGGGGATCCTATGGATGCGGAGACAAACTTAGGTCCGCTATGTACAGAGCAAGCCGCCGTAAAAATCGTTGATCAGGTAAAAAGAGCGGTTGAAGGTGGTGCAAAAGTTCTGTTGGGTGGAAAAAGACCAGATAGAGATGGAGCTTATATGCAAGCCACTATTCTCACCGATATAGAACCAGGAAACCCGGTTTATTACGAAGAATTTTTTGGTCCTGTCGCGCTTTTCTTTAAGGTAAAGAATGAAGAAGAAGCCATTGCTTTAGCTAATGATTCACCTTTTGGATTAGGAGGTTCGGTATTTACGCAGGATATTGAAAGAGGGAAGCGCGTAGCCGATCAGATCGATACCGGAATGGTCTTTATTAATCATCCAACCTGGACGCAAGCCGATCTGCCATTTGGCGGGACAAAAGGTTCTGGATATGGAAGAGAAATGGCAGAGTTGGGATTACAGGAATTCGTGAATAAAAAACTGATCAGAATAAGTGAATTGACTGATCCCTTTTAG
- a CDS encoding helix-turn-helix domain-containing protein: MKLFIQNMVSLRCKMMVKSELDKLGIEFNQIELGEVKLAKPISKALQNRLKETLHRSGLELMDDKKALLIEKIINIIIETVHYADELPHINFSDFLSGKLQHNYHYLAELFSKTKGITIEHFIILHKVEKIKELIIYDELNLTEISYKMHYCSVSHLSKQFKKITGLTPTFFKNLPDRQRRNLEDL, encoded by the coding sequence ATGAAATTATTTATTCAAAATATGGTAAGCCTTCGTTGTAAAATGATGGTAAAGTCTGAACTGGATAAGTTAGGTATTGAATTCAATCAAATAGAACTGGGTGAAGTAAAATTAGCAAAACCTATTTCAAAAGCACTTCAGAATAGGCTTAAAGAAACATTACATCGATCAGGATTAGAACTAATGGATGATAAAAAAGCCCTCCTTATTGAAAAAATAATTAATATTATTATTGAAACAGTTCACTATGCAGATGAATTGCCTCATATAAATTTTTCTGATTTTCTGAGCGGAAAACTCCAACATAACTACCATTACCTAGCGGAGCTCTTTTCAAAAACAAAAGGTATAACAATAGAGCATTTTATCATACTTCACAAAGTCGAAAAAATCAAGGAACTGATTATATATGATGAATTAAACCTAACTGAAATCTCTTATAAAATGCACTACTGCAGTGTTTCACATCTATCTAAACAATTTAAAAAAATAACGGGACTCACTCCTACTTTTTTCAAAAACCTACCTGATAGACAGCGCAGAAATTTAGAAGATCTATAA
- a CDS encoding RNA polymerase sigma factor: MSPKEIATLEKLKDGDLASFNDIYFQYSPKIYVRLIKLVKDQVIAEEILQDVFTKVWVNRTKIDPAKGFVSFLNHISDNLAIDFFRKVQRDKALQLELWVSAVELYYHTEEHVFFKDTQDILTKAIDSLSPKRKEILMLNKFHEKSYKEIAEELGISVSTVSNQLVNALKDIKEYIRKNYRNEAIISFLATLLFKI; this comes from the coding sequence ATGTCTCCAAAAGAAATAGCTACACTCGAAAAATTGAAGGATGGAGATTTAGCTTCATTTAATGATATTTATTTTCAATATTCTCCAAAGATTTATGTGAGGTTGATCAAATTGGTGAAAGATCAAGTTATTGCAGAAGAAATCTTGCAGGATGTATTTACAAAAGTATGGGTCAACCGCACTAAGATCGATCCTGCTAAAGGTTTTGTGTCTTTCCTCAATCATATTTCGGATAATCTGGCTATTGATTTTTTTCGGAAAGTGCAGCGGGATAAAGCGCTGCAATTAGAGCTGTGGGTATCTGCAGTAGAGTTGTATTATCATACGGAAGAACATGTTTTTTTTAAAGATACGCAGGACATTTTAACAAAGGCAATCGATTCGTTGAGTCCAAAACGCAAAGAAATATTGATGCTCAATAAGTTTCATGAAAAAAGCTATAAAGAAATTGCCGAAGAGCTGGGTATTTCTGTTTCCACTGTTAGCAATCAATTGGTGAATGCACTAAAAGATATCAAAGAATATATTCGTAAAAACTACCGTAACGAGGCTATAATCAGCTTTTTGGCCACTCTACTATTTAAAATATAA
- a CDS encoding DUF1003 domain-containing protein: protein MKSSSITKIAIAEGEAIRAGDVREGIFNLLRVDFPNIKRDDYISLDELNLYRRRYLTSLISTEKGELAVIDQDVLDAIQKNSILSENIQEEIETELTTGQKLADKVAAFGGSWFFIITFFSFILIWMIINIIILSSRPFDPYPFILLNLILSCLAAIQAPIIMMSQNRQEQKDRIRGEHDYKINLKAELEIKLLSDKIDHLLVHQNKMLLEIQEVQTDYLEDLMKELKKKGK, encoded by the coding sequence ATGAAAAGCAGTTCAATCACAAAAATAGCCATAGCAGAAGGTGAAGCAATACGAGCTGGCGATGTAAGAGAAGGAATTTTTAATTTATTAAGGGTTGACTTTCCTAACATTAAAAGAGACGATTACATTTCATTGGACGAACTTAATCTGTATCGAAGACGTTATCTGACATCACTTATAAGCACAGAAAAAGGAGAATTAGCGGTCATAGATCAAGATGTGCTAGATGCAATTCAAAAAAATTCTATCCTTTCAGAAAATATACAGGAAGAAATAGAAACTGAACTTACAACAGGGCAAAAGCTTGCTGATAAAGTTGCTGCTTTTGGAGGGAGCTGGTTTTTTATTATTACGTTTTTTTCATTCATTTTAATATGGATGATTATCAATATAATAATTTTATCAAGTCGACCATTTGACCCTTATCCCTTTATTTTACTCAATTTAATACTCTCCTGTCTAGCTGCCATCCAAGCACCAATTATTATGATGAGTCAAAATAGACAAGAACAGAAAGACAGAATAAGAGGTGAACATGACTATAAAATCAATCTGAAAGCAGAATTGGAAATAAAATTATTAAGTGACAAAATTGACCATCTACTGGTGCATCAAAATAAGATGTTATTAGAAATTCAGGAAGTGCAAACCGACTATCTTGAAGATCTGATGAAAGAACTCAAGAAAAAAGGAAAGTAG
- a CDS encoding BON domain-containing protein codes for MKTDTALQLDVQKAILWEPLLDEAEIGVTVKNGVVTLSGYVDNYVKKLEAENATKRVIGVRALAENIKVKFASSFSRTDAEIADEVLVALKRNWSIPSEKISVKVEDGWVTLDGELTWNYQKEAAQHAVHYFVGVKGVDNNIRIKSGRNDAIEKKDIEHALKRSTIDDSNIKVSVSDNVVTLSGTVDSWYQKGEAGRITWNTPGVSHVKNDLDIDYEIDFG; via the coding sequence ATGAAAACAGATACAGCATTACAGTTGGATGTTCAAAAGGCCATCCTATGGGAGCCTCTGCTAGATGAAGCAGAAATAGGTGTTACGGTTAAGAATGGTGTTGTTACACTTTCAGGTTATGTGGACAATTATGTAAAAAAACTAGAAGCTGAAAATGCCACAAAGCGTGTTATTGGTGTCAGGGCTTTAGCAGAAAATATCAAAGTAAAATTTGCTAGCTCTTTTTCAAGAACTGATGCCGAAATTGCTGATGAAGTACTTGTAGCACTAAAAAGAAACTGGTCTATTCCCAGTGAAAAAATTAGTGTAAAGGTTGAAGACGGCTGGGTTACATTGGATGGAGAACTGACATGGAACTATCAGAAGGAAGCTGCGCAACATGCTGTACATTATTTCGTAGGAGTTAAAGGAGTGGATAATAACATTAGGATCAAATCTGGTAGGAATGATGCAATTGAGAAGAAAGATATTGAACATGCTCTTAAAAGAAGTACTATAGATGATAGCAATATCAAGGTTTCAGTATCTGATAATGTGGTTACATTAAGTGGTACTGTTGATTCCTGGTATCAAAAAGGAGAGGCCGGTCGCATTACTTGGAACACACCTGGAGTTTCCCATGTGAAAAACGATCTGGATATCGACTACGAAATAGACTTCGGCTAA
- a CDS encoding cupin domain-containing protein: protein MKRNPELDKGKVHSTVEMVNYVQNAVVNTTILNKTTGSITATSLDIGRELKDETSAFDIYVQIIDGVATVTIDGKINMLKFGESIIIPAHAKHRIAAKEQFKMITTIIKSGYEL from the coding sequence ATGAAGAGAAACCCCGAATTAGATAAAGGTAAAGTACATTCAACCGTTGAAATGGTTAACTATGTACAAAACGCTGTGGTAAACACAACAATCTTAAATAAAACAACTGGTAGCATTACTGCTACTTCTTTAGATATTGGCAGAGAGTTGAAAGATGAAACATCTGCTTTTGATATTTATGTTCAGATCATTGATGGTGTTGCTACCGTAACTATTGATGGTAAAATAAACATGCTGAAATTTGGTGAAAGTATTATTATTCCTGCTCATGCTAAACATCGAATTGCGGCAAAAGAACAATTTAAAATGATAACTACAATAATCAAGAGCGGATATGAATTATAA
- a CDS encoding SDR family NAD(P)-dependent oxidoreductase, producing MKKLENKIAIITGGSSSIGKITAQLFLDEGAKVMLVNLSEEQLKEAVTELRSKHVD from the coding sequence ATGAAAAAACTGGAGAATAAAATAGCTATCATAACCGGCGGTTCAAGTAGTATCGGTAAAATAACTGCTCAACTATTTTTAGATGAAGGAGCAAAAGTCATGTTGGTGAATCTTTCTGAAGAGCAATTAAAAGAAGCGGTGACAGAGTTGAGGAGTAAGCACGTTGATTGA
- a CDS encoding FecR family protein gives MKGHIFKYKLQEYIHNRLDLKEYEAFFDELNVVDPILLQQWVAEILEEKEDDASHRIPIPDLSKVHKQVLQNVYEIDPPVTGTTRKMTYWMWASSAAVFLCVLSLLYIFNFKTPSEVNDRSRLFAYENTHSYTIDMQLPDSSIAILYPNAKISYVLNEEGDREIKQLQGKVIYKVHKNPKSPFTVNYRDYVTKALGTVFSVDPKSDENILIKLLEGKVSVGHFDALPKDLVYLNANEEVEVDLKLHKMTKLSEKVLEKSRLARVDKKLSELIPSFNANVAWTNQAVEFSQTKNTQLLQVIENLYEVSIICESPELLSNSFTGSLNRKEPLEKFLTNFCQLNGCSFRLDNGIVHLSNLIRKEGPN, from the coding sequence TTGAAAGGACATATTTTTAAATATAAGCTGCAAGAGTATATTCATAATAGACTCGACCTAAAGGAATATGAGGCATTCTTTGATGAATTGAATGTGGTGGATCCTATTCTGCTTCAACAATGGGTTGCAGAAATTTTAGAGGAGAAAGAGGATGATGCAAGTCATCGTATTCCAATTCCTGACCTTTCCAAAGTTCATAAACAGGTACTTCAAAATGTTTATGAGATAGATCCTCCAGTAACGGGAACAACTCGAAAAATGACGTATTGGATGTGGGCATCTAGTGCGGCGGTATTCCTTTGTGTGCTTTCTCTGCTCTATATATTCAATTTTAAAACACCTAGCGAAGTCAATGACAGGTCCAGGTTGTTTGCGTATGAAAATACCCATTCTTATACGATCGATATGCAGCTGCCTGATAGTTCCATAGCTATTCTGTATCCAAATGCTAAGATCAGCTACGTGCTGAACGAGGAAGGGGACCGAGAAATTAAACAATTGCAGGGAAAGGTGATTTACAAAGTACATAAGAATCCAAAATCTCCTTTTACGGTTAATTATCGGGACTATGTCACGAAGGCGCTAGGTACGGTATTTAGTGTAGATCCTAAATCGGATGAAAATATACTGATTAAACTTCTGGAGGGCAAGGTTTCAGTTGGCCATTTTGATGCGCTACCAAAAGATCTGGTATACCTGAATGCGAATGAAGAGGTGGAAGTTGATTTGAAGTTGCATAAAATGACCAAATTGTCGGAGAAGGTATTGGAAAAATCTCGTTTAGCACGTGTTGATAAAAAGCTGAGTGAGCTTATCCCTAGTTTTAACGCTAACGTAGCCTGGACCAATCAAGCAGTTGAATTTAGTCAAACCAAAAATACACAACTCTTACAGGTCATCGAAAATCTATATGAAGTATCGATTATCTGTGAAAGCCCGGAATTACTATCCAATTCATTTACGGGAAGCCTCAATAGAAAAGAGCCTCTTGAAAAATTCTTAACCAATTTCTGTCAATTAAATGGTTGCTCGTTCCGTCTTGATAATGGAATCGTCCATCTGAGCAATTTAATAAGAAAGGAGGGCCCAAATTAG